The DNA segment tttttaaataaaataaaaatacccaACGTCGTCCAATGAGATGTCGAGATCGACCTTGGTAGCCAATCCTGACACAAGGGGGCGGGGTTTACCGGAATACGGGTAGGACATAGCAGTTCCGTCGACTTCTAAGCGGCCGCCGGATCTTAACGTGTGACTTCAGGCGCCAAAACTAAATAAGCTGAAATCAACCATGGAGGTGAAACTAGACGGACCGCTCCGTAAAGAGCTCGCAGACTCGGTGTCGTCCTGCCGGGTGCTGGTTGTTGGAGCCGGTGGTATCGGCTGCGAGCTGCTGAAAAACCTCGTCCTCACCGGCTTTAACAACATCGAAGTCGTAAGTTTCTTTGTGCGGCCTAAAAGCGTGGGCCGCGTCCCAAATCACTCCGAGGGCAACATTTAGGGCACTAGGTGTAGTGCGGACGCCGTGTTTAAGTGCACTAGATAGTGCAATAAAGTAGGGCCGACGGCGTTGATTTGGGATTCAACTTCACTTCATGTACCAATCACCAAAGAGCtgtatattaatgtaatataattccgtttttattaattacttctCCAATAAATGTAGATTTTCTGTGCTTTAAGCTCTAATTTAAAAATGCATATAATATATTTGATCTCATGTTATTTACTAGCATTAAGCTAGCGGCTAGGAAGCTAACACCGTGTTAAAGGAACTCAGGcgtcgttttatttatttatctatttatttatttgattattttttacatttctagtTGTATTTTAAACCGAACAGTAATAATTTAGTCTTAAGCCCGGATGtgagacttgtgtgtgtgtgcgggtttAAACCTCACGGCTAAGCTAACGTGCTAATGCTAATCGGCTAGCTGTGTTATTAAAGTTAACGTTCGGTgtggatttgttttatttatcgtGTTTCACCTGATACACAACCTACAGCTCGTGTATTAATATCAGTCACAATATAGAAACTAACTGTTTTGTAATTCAGCACAAAACTCTTGTGTTCTTGTGCAACAGACTGTAGTGAACGTGTAAAAGCACTAAAGTCACCAATCAGTGTGAAGATGTTTAGCTAAAAAAGTGCAGGAAGAATCTGAGGTGTCAGATTTTGTGATGAAGGACTGATATCAGACCCGGACACTCGCTCACATCACAGCGAATTGTCAGTGATTACGCTTTAAGTTATTAATTATAttgaaaatattacacattttacacatttatagtCTGAAGGAACATCTGAGAGGGGATTAATCCTGTTCTGCTTAAATTCTGACTGATAAAATGTGTCTCTTTGTCACCGGcgtctctttttctcttgctctttctgaGCATCCGATCGTTTTACAATAAACTTCTCTGTACTGAAGACTTTTACACACTGGGAAACTATATAtacagtggttaagatgttggactgctgatcggaaggtcatgggttcgtacCCCAGGGACCAAGCTGccagtgctgggcccctgagcaaggcccttaacccccaattgctcagctgtaagtcactctggataagggtggttgctaaatgccgtaaatgtaaatataaataaatataaaagttaaGAAACCGTAACATATTACAATTGGCTCGTTGGACATAAATAAACCTTCTGTCTGATCAGATTCGAGTGTTTGGCGGTTGAATTGTTGCTAGATCtcagtgttaagtgtttaaTCTGCTGTTTTGCCGCAGATCGACCTGGACACGATTGACGTGAGCAATCTGAACCGACAGTTCCTCTTCCAGAAGAAGCACGTAGGGAAATCCAAAGCGCAGGTACGTCCGTCCGCTcgtctctctcggtctgttcCGGTCTACGGCGCTGCGCTTTGTGCGTTTTTCATTTCAGGTTTTGTGACTCTTTATTGATTTTGGTTCCAGGTTGCTAAAGAAAGCGTGCTGCGTTTCTGTCCTTCTGCTAACATCACAGCGTACCATGACAGCATTATGAAGTGAGTCACGAGTTCTTAATAAaactcaataaaaatatttaaaatgtctttgttaTTGTTAAGAAACTTGAGCGCTTGAAGCTAAACACTAGCAGTGAATATGAACCCAAATACAAGTGATACAACTGTTCATGTCCAACTTGATAAATGAAGCTGAGGGTTTGTCCAAAACTTTACAAGTTTCCGTGAGATCCGAGTGTTGTGTTTCTGCGATCTTCTTAAAAcacctcgtttttttttttttttgttttttttttgttttgttttgttttttgcagtcCAGACTACAATGTAGAATTCTTCAGGAACTTTCAGCTGACCATGAATGCTCTGGATAACCGAGGTATACAGATTTACCCCATTTCAGTACAGCACGTGTGAATTCTCCTCGTTTTGTCATTTACCCGGTTTTGATCGCAATTCATTTATCGTGTCCAGCGGCCCGGAATCACGTGAACAGGATGTGTCTGGCTGCAGATGTTCCTCTGATCGAGAGCGGAACCGCGGGATACCTCGGTCAGGTCACCGTCATCAAGAAGGTGAGGCGTCGGTTTGAAATGCGGATGGTTTCACACCGAGAGAGTTTAATTTAATGAGCAGCTTATCCCGCATGAGTAGATGTGCACAGTGTAACATTTTGTTTAACCTGCAGGGGGTGACAGAGTGCTACGAGTGTCAACCCAAACCCACACAGAAGACCTTCCCCGGCTGCACCATCCGGAACACTCCGTCCGAACCCATCCACTGCATCGTCTGGGCTAAATACCTCTTTAAGTACGTCTTCTCATAACACTCGTATAGATTGTTGCagcagtgtctgtgtctggttTAGAGAAACCCAATACACCCGGAGATGCCGACGTTATCGTATGGATCTCATGCCGTGATGCTCTATTTTGAGTCGAGTTGTCTACAGTGACTATTTGTCTTGATGTTCTCTCAGTCAGCTGTTTGGAGAAGAAGATGCAGATCAGGAAGTGTCTCCTGACACGGCTGACCCAGAGGCTGCGTGTAAGTGACTTCACCGTATCACCGAAACCATTTTCGATATAAAACCGTGGCATGAGTAAGTTATGCATTCTTGCGTTTTAGGGAATCCGGAAGAAACGGCAGCACGAGCTCAAGCTTCAGATCAAGATGGAGATATCAAGCGCATTTCCACTAAAGACTGGGCTCGCTCTACAGGCTACGACCCCGTCAAGCTCTTCAACAAGGTGCAAGGAATTATACAGAGTTCTGGCACAGGGTTCAGTTTTAATCACTTCGTTTAAACGTTCAACACGTAACGCATTTTCTCCAGAACGTAAAGAGAGTCGCtccaagtcaagaagcttttactgtcattttaaccatatatagctatTGCAGTCCAAAGCATGTTAGAAAAGTTCTGTGAGTTCTGTTGTGAAATATTTCTTGTGAATTTCGTCAGCTcactttttctttacttttcctcAGCTTTTCAAAGATGACATCATGTATCTGTTGACGATGGATAAACTGTGGAAGAAGAGGAAAGCACCCGTGCCTCTGGACTGGTCTGAGGTTCAGCAGCTCGGTGAGGGGTCTTGTATTAATCAATTcgcatttttatatatatatttatatataatatatagagggctgggcgataaaacgctAACGATATGTATTGCGATATACATGatcaatatcaataaaaaatgtgttcgataaaacgttcgatatttatCATTCGGCGGTAGAAAACCGAGGTCGCGACGcgagtttggttgcattaacaaaggtgCTCACCTTCTGATGAACAGTTGgtgaacttcctagcactaaacttgcactgtttttattacactttataaagattttcttgcattttcttgcattttgcaccttaaatggtAAGAGGTAATTAAGTGTTTAGacttgtttacattataattatttgagttttcctggttgttgacatttctgtcttaataaccgaggggattctgatcagaggaaggttaagtttaaaataaaaatgtttacatgtaatatatttttctcctggtccatattttaaatgggtcataaacaATATCagtaattatcgatatcgaccgatatcaaacactgatatcgtgatacagttttcaaccatatcgcccagccctatatATAATCAACCCAAATTGTTATTTATCACAGGTTATAAATTACAAGTCCAGCTTCAGTTTGTCTTTAGTTTTTTCCTGTTAAAGGCAGATGTGTTCCCTGTTTGCTGTTATATAATAAGCTCCAACTTATTATGgaagtctttccactagatgttggattgaggctgtggggatttgtgtttattcagcttcaagagcattagtgaggtcaagCACTAACGGGTGAAGAGacctggggttcagtcagtgttccagttcagtGAGGTTCTTCTATTCCAGCCATAACCTTCacaaccatgtcttcatggagctgcctTATGCACCGGAGCGTTGTCGTGCTCGTGCTGAAACAGGTTTAGGCTTATTGGTTCCAGTGAAGtgaaatttataataaattaaacagacattCTGTACAGTTGTGAGTTCAGATTTGTGGTTAACGGTTACAGCCATACGTGGGGGTGATGTTATGCACTTTTTGCCATATAGTATACTTtatgccctgtgtgtgtgtgtgtgtggtgtcagtgaACAAACAAGACGAGGGGTGTGGCACAGGGCTGAAGGACCAGCAGGTGCTGAGTGTGTCTGGTTACTGTCAGCTCTTCCAGCACAGTGTCAACACACTCAGTTCACAACTGGCAGAGAAAGGCGATGGAGCTGAGCTGGTTTGGGACAAGGTcagttaataaacacacacacactgatgtactgtatttggAATATTGTGATCATCAGTCTCTCTCAAATACACAAactctgaccacacacacacgcagttatTTCTGACTAACACGAATCTCTGTCGCCAGGACGATCCTCCAGCCATGGACTTTGTGACGGCGGCGGCTAACCTGCGTATGCACATCTTCAGCATGAACATGAAGAGTCGTTTCGACGTCAAATGTGAGCATGCGCTACGCCGTGagctttctgtctctcttatcAGTTCACAATAAGTCAATATTTGCTTTTGATGGATCAGATTTCACCTTGGCTGCATTCATCAGGCGGTATGACCTCTGCCTCGGCTCGTCGTCCGCTGTGCTGCTGACCGTTATTTGTGTTCATGTGCTTGATGTTTCTCTTCTAGCTATGGCCGGAAACATCATCCCAGCCATCGCTACCACTAACGCGGTCATTGCAGGCCTCATCGTGCTGGAGGCGCTCAAGATCCTTAACTCGGACTTCCAGCAATGTCGTACGGTGAGACGCGTgattttatgtatgtacagtattttccgcactataaggcgcacctaaaagccttaaattttctcaaaaatcggccgtgcaccttataatccggtgcgccttctgtaaatctgtaaaaacTTTAGTAAGCGTTCTGCTTGGTTGACTGTCGGACCGCTGACGGACAGGGACGCAATACATAcgctacgtacgctggcagcgataaaccgatcagagaacattacgtaatacgtacagtacgtacgcttaccttcgccacacctccggtaggtacagtatagctaccggtatgttgcaaaacatttgtttcttcctaaccattatgcgctccacactccagtccagtaggtggtggtaaatgcaccttaagttggttttccatccgccaataaaaatcagatgcttacgaggcacaatacaaactacaggctatcagttacgcggttgtaaatgggaatagagcagctgaaagaattcaacatcgaTGTATCtgtggttcggaagtggaggaagcaagaaaatgatctgcgccaagttaagaagacacagtagatgaggactttgatgggtttttgggagaagattgattaaaaaataatgtgtgtgttgttaaatagtagaataaagttaaactaaactcactgttttgcttctgttaccttttttgtagaccgtatgttttagcatgcgccttataatacggtgcgccttataatacgtatatatatactctttctttttctagaCTTGTTCTTCCTCACACtcgttttctttctctctctcagattttCCTGAACAAACAGCCAAACCCCAGGAAAAAGCTGCTGGTTCCATGTGCGTTAGATCGTCCCAATCCGAACTGCTATGTGTGCGCCATCAAACCCGAAGCCACCATTAAACTCAACGTGCACAAAGTCACTGTACAGACTCTACAGGATAAGGTgagggttttttcttttcttgcacaATATGGAGAacatggattttaaaaaaaaaggtctaatTGTGGGGGTCTAATCATGGTCTACAATAATGCCTTCAAATGATTTAGCAAcaagtttgatttattttacctCGGTCAGTAATCCTCCTTAACCTACACGTACGTGTTCATTTTTCAGATCCTGAAGGAGAAGTTCGGCATGGTGGCACCGGACGTGCAGATAGAGGATGGCAAGGGGACGATCCTCATCTCCTCAGAGGAAGGAGAGACCGAAGGTGAGCCTGCATTTATAACAAGTTATCCCCAAATGCCAAAATCTgacatttaaaggtggggtttctgttgtttgaaagccaacgttgacatttgaaatcaccaaaacaaacacgcccctaacccaaacgggtcccacccatgtatcgatagctccgcccacacatacatacgtaacccaggcgactaacggaaagaaacgtgtctttatcatagctgaagggaagaacaatacgattgtagataaacaaacaagcaaaaatgacacacaagcataatgatgtaaaggacaaaggcatatattagttctgtgtaacaaagcaatgttctgctaatgtcacacatgcgcactgaacactctctccgcccatatcgacaagacacgcccctttctactcattggctacacgtttgttttgtatttgttttgtttgtcgtcccgactcagttttctgaagcatttctcaaacagcggagaccccaccttttaatttttttttgttctgctcTGTTAGTGTTTCTATTGTAACCGCTCATATAGCAGGCACGCCACAACaaacgatttaaaaaaaaagtttaatctgTGAAATGgtgacattttctgttaatgtaAGTAGTCTTGAGTGTCTGCTTTGTAACAGAACAACACGGTTGTGGTGTAAAATAAATGCCAGTTCGGGGCATGATGTTACGGAGGTGTTGGGATGGTAACGGTAGCTCTAATTCATTACAACACCGTTGCATTTAAACAGCATCTCGGTCGCCTACCTGACTCTGTGAGTCAAACTTGTAACCAAACTGCATCCATGAAAATACGTActttttcctccctctctgtTTGTAGCAAACAACGGCAAACTTTTATCAGACTTCGGCATCCGAAATGGCAGCCGGCTTCAAGCCGACGATTTCCACCAGGATTACACACTTCTGGTCAACGTTGTGCACtggtaagtgtgagtgtgttgaaGTGTCACTTCAGACCTGAGCAGTGCGGtgctaaatacttttttttttttttttttttttttagcgagGAAATGCCGAAGGATGTAGAGTTTGAAGTTGTGGGCGATGCCCCTGAGAAAGCTCCGCCCACAAGTGCTCCAGAACAAGACAAGAGCATCACCAATGGCAACAAAGACACTGCCCAGCCCTCTACCTCAACAAAAGGTAACAACAAATCTTCAAACCCTACATGCAATGTGTTTAATTTCACATATATTACGAGACCTTTTTTGTGTATGAAATACCGTTATCGTTGAGGGCGGTACGTTCCAACATGACCCAAGTTTTACGCTTGTTTAAATCCCTGTTTTTGACATGTCTTTAGCTGCGGCCGAAGAGGAGGACGTTCTGATCGTAGACTCCGATGAAGAACCTTCCTCCAGCACCATGGACGTTTCCACGGAGACCAGCAACCTGAAGAGGAAGCTCCCAGACGCCGAAGCGAACGAAGCGGTGCCCAAACGCAAACGCCTCGACCAGCAGCCGGCCGAAAACGACGAGGACGACCTCATCGCTCTAGACTAGCACGTCTTCTCGTCCTCCCTCCACACAGAGGGACTactgtttgtatttttcataCTGTTCTCATTAACGATCTTGTGTAAATATACATGTACAAAAACCGCTGAGCGCTTCAtcgatgtgtttttttttctttctatttcttcgaattttacagcaaaaacaaacagactcaaggtttgtttaaaaatgactatTGTTAGATCGCTGAAATTTTCATCCGTAGTAAGCGTTACGGTTATTCAGGTGTATTTCCTGTTTGGAGGCATAGAAGGCTGAAGAAAACACGTCACGTATTTTGGTGTGTTTTATCATCGACGTTGAAGACGttccatatttattattttttatgaactTGCATAAACCACCAGAGGCAGGTGCCGATCTTGCAGTATTTTTATTTCGTTCGACCTGTTCCGTAAGCTTTCTCTCCAACATAATGTTGTATCCatgttttttaatacaatttgaTGGCAGTTATTTATTCTCCCTATGagttgtcttgtgttttgttccATTCAAACGAGTTTGGGtattaaatactttatttacagtgtagaaCACTGGgctgtgctgttacaggaaaataatcaataatgggttgttgtgatgaagcagagtcaCTGATTGCATCCCAAGATGTATTGATTTGCTGTAACAGCACATACCATAGTGTTGTTTCCCCTCTTACACTGCAGCCATTTTAAACAATTACACTTTATAAATACTTATAAATCAATTATATAGTTACATTATGTTATGATCTGTCTTAACTAGTTAGTTCttgttttttgcttgttttactGGAGTTATAAACGTTGTTCCTTTtgccagcattttttttattataagagAAACACAAAATCCTGACTTTCCTGTAGTGGGAAAACAGACTGAGTTAATACAATGACACTGGAGATTTATTATAGAAATGGTAAAAACAATTCCTCACCACAGGATGTTATACAGGTTTATTTAACACAAAGTTCTAGAGAAAGGAAAagtaatatatgaaaatattggAGATGATAATTGGCATCTAAGAGCTTTAATCCAAACTACTTTCTCAATACTTAATTGAATTGCACTAAAATCTCTGTAGGAGATCTCTGTTAAATTCAGTTTAGTAGACTTAAATGTTCTCCACTCTTAAACTGATAAAGAATGAATGGTTCGTTCTGTCTTTCAGATTTGAACCTTGACCTGTTAAATAACCAAACTCGGTGTATTATGATCGTAAACACACAAGATCAGAGGTCTAAAATCCAGTCAGTGTGCTGGGACTCGATGGGTTTATCCAAGTGCCTGCTGAGATGAGGCCTATGACCTAGTTGGCATGCAGCGGGAACGTGAGCCATAGTTTACAGCAAGAATATTTAACCTTGTGTAATTCAAAACAAGCTGTTTTGTATGTCGGATATGGAACAAAAAAGATTATCTTCTTATTGTTtgaattgcaaaaaaaatatacagtggtgtgaaagtgtttgccccattcccgattttttttttttaacgttttgtcacattttaatgttttagatcatcaaacaaatttaaatatttgtcaacgataagtaaacacaacatagtttttaaatgatggtatttattattaagggaaaacaaaatcgaAACCTAAATGGCCCTgtctgaaaaagtgtttgcccctaaacctaTAAAGGGGTGTATGCTTGTTATATTtgtctaatatttacatttgtttcatgatctgaaacattaaagtgtgacaatcgtgtggagaaaataaaaaaaaatctggaagggggccaacactttttcacaccactgtgtgtgtgtgtgtgtgtgtgtgtgtgtatatatatatatatatatatataatttcattcattcattccaggAATAACATGTAATTCAAAAtaggagatggttaaatgagacaagaggagaggtgtaaagcaccatctttttgacaacaataaacctctttttaacaataaagccgtgttctgtggggatatccaggtttctgttagcgCAAGAATAttaaaggagtaatgggaagttaaagcagagataaaatcagctttctttacagcagactggcaaTTCCAGAGAACACCTACCatcactgtttgagacttacacaacagaggagggtaagTACTAGACACTTGTGTTACAATGTTAGAGAGATACTTaggagaaccttcaatttaaatgagTAAGCCCTGctcacaattcacaccttaagggagactgaaactactgaTTAATCTGCTGACAGAAGAACTAAGCAAAGACCAACACTTTAAGATTAACAAtggtataaaatataacaaaatttaaatcacactactctagaacaaagtgagttaagcagattgtatacaaaagtcaggaacctactttaccagaagacaatatattcaaatgaaGAAAGACCCACGAACAAACATCGACTGAAGACAGCTGAGGCCTGGCAAAGCATCAGAA comes from the Tachysurus fulvidraco isolate hzauxx_2018 chromosome 17, HZAU_PFXX_2.0, whole genome shotgun sequence genome and includes:
- the uba2 gene encoding SUMO-activating enzyme subunit 2, whose product is MEVKLDGPLRKELADSVSSCRVLVVGAGGIGCELLKNLVLTGFNNIEVIDLDTIDVSNLNRQFLFQKKHVGKSKAQVAKESVLRFCPSANITAYHDSIMNPDYNVEFFRNFQLTMNALDNRAARNHVNRMCLAADVPLIESGTAGYLGQVTVIKKGVTECYECQPKPTQKTFPGCTIRNTPSEPIHCIVWAKYLFNQLFGEEDADQEVSPDTADPEAAWNPEETAARAQASDQDGDIKRISTKDWARSTGYDPVKLFNKLFKDDIMYLLTMDKLWKKRKAPVPLDWSEVQQLVNKQDEGCGTGLKDQQVLSVSGYCQLFQHSVNTLSSQLAEKGDGAELVWDKDDPPAMDFVTAAANLRMHIFSMNMKSRFDVKSMAGNIIPAIATTNAVIAGLIVLEALKILNSDFQQCRTIFLNKQPNPRKKLLVPCALDRPNPNCYVCAIKPEATIKLNVHKVTVQTLQDKILKEKFGMVAPDVQIEDGKGTILISSEEGETEANNGKLLSDFGIRNGSRLQADDFHQDYTLLVNVVHCEEMPKDVEFEVVGDAPEKAPPTSAPEQDKSITNGNKDTAQPSTSTKAAAEEEDVLIVDSDEEPSSSTMDVSTETSNLKRKLPDAEANEAVPKRKRLDQQPAENDEDDLIALD